TTTCGgagtcacaaaacctcaacACGATGACTATGGCGGCACTATTTGAAAAGTTGAGGGAACATGAACTTGATCTTGGaagacttgatgaagaagaagcaaaagccaaaaacaacaaaaagagttTGGCCTTAAAGTCTGAGGTTGAGAGAAGCAAAGGCAAatcagaagatgaagactcagacgAAGAAGAAAACTTAACTCTTGTGATTAAAAGGTTAAACAGGTTCATGAAGTCTAGAGGTAAAGGGAGATTTAGAtacgaaaagaaagaaaaccaaggATCTTCCTCAAATTACCGATGTTACGACTGTGGAGAAAAGGGGCATCTAAAAGCGaactgcccaaatcaaaagaagggtgaagacaagaaagagaagaagaacttcaagaaaaagaaggcctacAACATTGCATGGGAGGATGACAATGAGACCATTTCAGATTTAAGCGATTCAAatgaagaagccaacatctGTTTAATGGCAGATGATGATAATGTCAGTCAAGTAAGTAACTCTAGCTATTCTGATAATGATAGTCAATTTAGTAAAGATGAATTGGATGAAACTTATGctgcattattaattgaatctgaaaaattagatgttGCTCATCGATGCAAGAACGCAGGATGAcccttatttttaatttttttaattaaacattttctaCCTAAGAGGCTCTCCTCATTAAATTAATCCACCTCATACTGATACATCATCTAAAAGTTAACCTCGTTAACTCAATTTAACGGCAGAAAGtcaattgtttcattttttcacttttaaagaCCTAAcgaggaaaaaaaataagaaagagacCTATTTGAGAAAACTCAATATAAATTGGAACTACGaaaatgattaataattataatatataaatattattataagataactccattatttttcat
This genomic interval from Vigna radiata var. radiata cultivar VC1973A unplaced genomic scaffold, Vradiata_ver6 scaffold_222, whole genome shotgun sequence contains the following:
- the LOC106753336 gene encoding prohibitin-like; this translates as MAALFEKLREHELDLGRLDEEEAKAKNNKKSLALKSEVERSKGKSEDEDSDEEENLTLVIKRLNRFMKSRDLSDSNEEANICLMADDDNVSQVGVVEKPHLSYGSEFSRATQEAERSKFVVMKVEQERRAAIIHAEGESETTKLISDGVYSFNSGKVDPISGFQIEIKDSN